The sequence AAGAGCTGGTAGACCATGCTGGGCTCCTCAATGTAGGCAAGGAGGGCCCCCATGTCACAGAGGAAGACGGAGCGCAGCAAGTCCCTCAGGGGCCCCTGGAGGAGTTCGGGGCTGCCCCAGGGCAGGCGATGCCACACGTGCTTGGCTGGCTCCATCATGTAGAAGACCGAGGGGTTCTGGCTGAAGAGCTGCCCTGCGAAGGTCGAGCCGGAGCGCCAGCTGGAAAGGATCAGCACATGGGTCTGGGTGGGAGCCGAGACTCCTTCCTGGGGCTTGAGCCTtctccaggatgagaacaagagcagcagcagcagcgccaagACAATGAGGAACTGGGCGGTGTTGATTCTGATGAGCATTTTTGCCGGTGGAAGAGAGGGACCTGGAGGTGAGAGGCGGAACAAGAGAGACatatgaaggggggggggttgcaacaaaatgctgcagtgtggagtgctttGCATTTGGGGGATCTAGGCAATCGATTTCACTCACCCCGCCCCAATTTTCCTCTTTGCCCTGCTCTGTCAGCCAACCAGCATTCCATgcacactgagcatgctcagtttccATTGAACTGTTTTGGGGTTCACCTTCTGTttaggtcaacaaaagaggtttaaagactgtctcaaggcatatctaaaaaaatgtagtatatacaccgacaactgggaaacactggcctgcgagcgctccaattggagaacagcctttaccaaaggtgtcatgggctttgaagacactcaaactcaggatgaaagggagaaacgtgctaagaggaaggcacgcttggcaaatccacaccgtgatcaactcctgcccagaaaccaatgtccccactgtggaaggtcgtgtggatccagaattggcctccgcagtcacttttggagtcattgttaaaaccgtgtttatggaagacaatcttactcggctacgagtgatcgccgaagcagcagcagcagaaagtggTTTCTCTCTCCATTTTGAGCTAGGAGGGTTAACTAATCAACACATTTATGCCCAgtgacagatacagtggtacaggttacagactctgctaacccagaaatagtacctcaggttaagaactttgcttcaggatgagaacagaaatcgtgcggcggcagcggaaggccccattagctaaagtggtacctcaggttaagaacagtttcaggttaaaaacagacctccagaacgaattaagttcttaacccgaggtaccactgtacattgaaatgATTTCTGTGGCCACATCTCACTTTTGTCCCTAGGGgacatttaaaaataacattATCAGTGCAGACCAGAATAGGACAATGAGATGGTTTTCTCTCTACCCTTTGGATATCTACATGTCTCTTCCTGTGTTCCCTCCTTCCAACAGTGTCATCAGTAAACCACTCTGACCATGTTGGAGTTTACTCTTTATTATCAAAAACAGGATCTACATGATCTCGTCTCTCTCCTACTTAGACTTTtgagtccccgtcccccccccccacctaaaaTAGTGCAGCAATGACTAAAGGTCTGTCCCTACTTTTCATGGGTTAGATAAGGGAGCCAGTTTTACCTTCTGTTGCAGCTGCCTCTACCTCTCTCAGATGGCTTTCGTTCCTGTTTGAAGAATGAAGCTCCCCTTGAAGAGGACTattgcttccttctctccctctctgtgtgctCAAAGGGTGTGCTCAGCCCTGAAGGAAAATGATAATCTGGGGCCatgcaggaaaaacaaacaaggatGCTCCGGGCATCTTCAAAACAATGTCTGGAACagctacaaaaacaaaaaaacccatatCAGTGTCACCCATAAAAGGAAGTATCTTGGTTTCTAATATCTAGAGGGCCAGGGGTTATGGGAACAGTTCAATATTGGTCTTTCCTGCCCATCCTCTACATGCTCTcagtctaaggtaaaggtaaagggacccctgaccattaggcccagtcgtgaccgactctggggttgcggcgctcatctcgctttattggccgagggagccggtgtacagcttccgggtcatgtggccagcatgactaagctgcttctggcgaaccaagcagtgcacggaaacgccgtttaccttcccaccggagcggtacctatttatctacttgcactttgatgtgctttcgaactgctaggttggcaggagtagggaccgagcaatgggagctcaccccgtcccggggattcgaactgccaaccttctggttggcaagtcctaggctctgcggtttaacccacagcgccacctgcatcccccttAGTCTAAGGTATCCAGGTGCAAAAGAGGACAAGGGGTTCCTGCACCTTTAGCAGTTGCGCAGAAGTTTATTAAAGGTGCAAGAGCGCAGTTCTCTCTTTCATATTTGGCCATCCTAGGTGGTTGCAGCTGGGGATGTCCAACAAAAAGAGAAACAGGAAACGGCTGACGCCTGCAGATTTGTCCCatatccagaatggaaatcaatcgaGCAAATACAATCGGTATCTATTATTCAGACCTGAATCCGAGGTTCTCCTCGCCCCTACTTAAGAGCTGCATTATCAGGGGACATTTTCTCCATCGCTCCATGCAGTCATTGAGTGTGCTGGAGTTTTTCTGGGTACACTAGCTCCCCTATGGATTCCCTGAAACTTTGCTGCAACACTCTCTGACTTTGTTACTTCTTGGCTCTCCCTTTGGGGCTCATCAAGAGACTCCCGCTTGCTAAAGAACTGAATGCTTGTTTACCGTCTCCGTTCTCATAAATAGCAAGCGGCATTAAGAAGAAACAGGGCTCTCCGGTGTTGCCATCCCCAACAGAGAGACACTAACAAGGCCCGCTGTGGCACATGGTGGCAATTAATGAGGAATGGTGGGGTGCAATGATGGCTTCCAGTAGGGACCAGGATCCCTTGGACAGCATTTCACTCCCAGCTCATTCAACCTTCTCTATAGACAGTGATGGCCTAAACAGACACGGCTCTGGAGACCTGTCATTGGACCGGCAACATCTCAGATAGTAATTTAATAGGAGAAGAGACATTGGGGGGTATGTTTGTTAACTCCTTCCTGTTGTGCTGTTTCCGCAGCCTAAATCGGCATTGTTGATGCTGCAGATACCCGTCTCTTTAGTCCATGGAGCTATTTAGATCAGGGAAGTAAAAGAGGGCAGGAATGGACAATCTCTATCTCCCCCTACACACACTTGTTGAAGGCCACGTTCATGCAGGGCCCACATGCCACAGAATCATCGAATTATGCAGTTGGAAGGAACTCTGAGGGTcgtcctagtccaaccctctggaacgcaggaatctcaaccaaagcatccatgacaggtggccatcaaaCCTCCACTTTGAaacgtccaaggaaggagaggccatcaCCTCCTGAGTAGCCTACAGTCTTTTAGGCGCCATACTTAAAATCATTTTACACCCTTGGGCTTTTGACAGCTTATGATATGTCTGGGGTCCTGAGACTGCGGCCTTTGTATGTGTTTCCTAAGGAGATACTGGAGATATTTAAATGCACCTCCTCAAACTgggggagcggggaggggggagaaacatGGCAGATGAAAGTCAAGGCACTTACAAATGGCTTGTTTTgttgagccttcatcctgctttatttgcagggagattagaccaTGTTGGCTATttagtgagcattcatcctgatttgtttgccggGAGGTCAGATGATGCtgtgtcaaagcaagtgttaaCCCACACTTCCCCATTTGCCTTTCCAAATCTGTCAGATGATGATGTGGTTGcttgagagcaaacaggcaagactccgacctgccttttccaggctttattcttagtgcaaaatatttacagtgaagagcgtcacAAGTTCATATCTGGCTCAgttgctagcagaatctgggagtggtccgtccttgtacctcccccagcataacagtcgctTGATccccaaccttctcctcccctccctgcgcCGAAACCTACTGCACAGAGTGGGCACTGGCAAAGGGGTGCTTCCCTTCTCTCCAGCTTGCTCAGGGtcagtgttgaggctctccctagcaccccctggtcccaccacctcctccccgctggaggtggggctttcctcctcaccagaggaggaactgcttcgcaagacttttggaggttccctataacacaactgcccttcaaCCTCTCGCGTctgggctgatggcagttccctgacaaaatccattctGGGTCTTCCTTCTGGACTCTGGAGCAAATTAGTGGGGAGATGAAAGGGAGGGGAGTTTTGTTGCGCAAGCGGAAATCCTTGCACAAACGGAACAGGGTGGTTGGCGACAACCCCACAGAGTTCCCTAAACGCAACACATTGCAGTTGTAACTATGGTGCTGCTTCCAGATGGATGCTTACCAAGGGATTGGTGCTTCTCATCtatgcaaaaatatttttgaagtgtaaaggtaaagggacccctgaccattaggtccagtcgtgaccaactctgaggttgtggcgctcatcttgctttattggccgagggagccggcgtacagcttccgggtcatgtggccagcatgactaagccgcttctggcgaactagagcagcgcacagaaatgccctttaccttcccaccggagtggtacctatttatctacttgcactttgacgtgctttcgaactgctaggttggcaggagcagggactgaacaacgggagctcaccccgtcgcggggattcgaaccgccagccttctgatcggcaagtcctaggctctgtggtttaacccacagcgccactcgcgtcccttttTTTTGAAGTGTAGATGCCATCAAAACACCAGTCCAGGAGAACTGCAAGTCCAGTTACAGAGGTTCAGCTGAGGCTGTTGCCACCTTGTGGCAGAATGCTAATGACTGCTGGTTGTCAGGGGCAGGACTGAGGAGTAATGGTGGGGGCGGagccccttctcctgaaccttcccaagggcaggaagacagtattgatttagaacagtggtttgcagaggggcatagtccagagggataaagctgggaaatactgggtgagcaacagctagaagaggaaacaccaggagagagagcTGGCAGATtaagtgtccttggaaagcactCCTGACCCGTCCCGACCCCTTTGCCTAAGACTAGACAGCCGTTGAGAGTGATAGAACAGAGAACTCAGctgcaacaagctcagattacctgatgtaggagtgacgtagattaaggGGGACGGAGGGGGTGAACTTGTACTGGGAGCAATGCCATTTCTAgagagatatgcattcctttgtctctcactgtgattattaaagaaactaactggtaagaatgctcctttcatttgatctgcttatttactgccactggGGGAGAGAtccgattccccgaagcctgacactgGTATATGAGGAGCATCTAGGAGCCTTCCAGAACGGCGGCCTTTTGCAGGTGTATCCTGCAACTTGTCCACACGATAATGTGGTTGCTTTGATACTTGAGagattttaggacccaccctgagAACATGAGAAAAagcctctagtccagcatcccattctcacagcggCCACCCAGATGTCCCACAAGCagggactcaagcacaagagcactccacctcctgcagcttccatgaaatggcattcagaagcattactgcctctgaactTTGAGCCAGAGTGTAGCTGTCATGGCCAGCAGCCATTGATCGCCTTCTTGGGGCTGTAATTTGCTTTAAACTGTGTTCTGTCTCCTAGTTTTGGTGCATGTAGAAGAgtattcctccccctccttttctctcctctcttttcccatatacagtcatacctcatgttacgtttgcttcaggttgcgcgttttcaggttgcgtcccacggtgacccggaagtaccaggaagggttacttccgggtttcaacacttgtgcatgtgcagacacgtaaaatgacatcacgcgcatgcacagaaatggCGGATCATGACCCACACATGCGAaggtgcgggttgcgttcttttcaggttgcaaacaggcctccggaatagatcccgttcgcaaccagaggtaccactgtactccccctGCATACTCCTAATGTAAAGTACAGCAGTTTTGTTCTTCCTTTACCCAGCTACCCTAAGTTTCTCTCTCAGTGAATTGCAACTCCTATTCAAAGAAACACCTCATATTAATATCTCCCAGATTATGTTAAGCAGAGGCAGCAGCTAAAATTGAACTCAAGTTGGTTTCGGATCATTCCTCTGTTGATGCTCGATGGACAGAATGGAATTTACACTGaggagaaataccgtattttttgcaccataacactcacttttttcctcctaaaaagtaaagggaaatgtctgtgcgtgttatggagggaatgcctacgggttgcatgcctacggactttcctcctctaaaaactatgtgcgtgttatggtcaggtgcgtgttatagagcgaaaaatacggtaacttgtcATTTTGACCTTGCTATAGTGGATAAAAGAGAAGCTAGACAACAGATTCAGAGGGAAATACACGAATATTTCAGACTTGATTGTGGATCGGTAGATGATCTACAACTCTGTATATTGTGGAGTGCTTTTAAAGCAGGGATACATAGGATTATTGTAGttgcaggggggaaagaagaaacacaagggggagagaaagggttgggAAAAGAGATTATGGATTTGGAAGCACAACACAGATGGGACCATCTTCCCTCTATTTATTATCAACTATTAGTCACCAGGGCTAGAGTTGATCTGCTTGACACAATCAAAGCTGAGAAATCTATGTGGCAcgaactggttggatgcagagaaatggtggtggggaaccagctggggaaccagcaAGAGAATAAGGATCGggtcccagggagtggtggtgagaCAATGATAAGTGGACagaggagaagactgggaggaggaagtatcagaagctgaagaggtaacagggcttagtgagcaggggcaATAAATGCTGGGAATGCCAAGTTGAGAATTTGGAGATCTTTGGGTTTGGGGTAATCACATGGGTAGAGGACTGCTGACCTCAAGTCCAGCTTGTTGCCTTCCAACAAACATATGGTTGCCTCATAGAACTTCCTAGAAGGACTTTAATCGCAATACACAATCCAGCCTAATTCATTGGATTCAACTATGGGTGGTACAAAATAAATAGGAATCGACAAggaatctttatttttaaaaagaaaaatagcagaaCCTCTTAACGAAGCCGGGTGCGTTAATTCCGCTTCATTACTCTTCTCAGAGCTTTGTGTACCTCTTTGTTCCTCAGCGTATAGATTAGTGGATTAAACATGGTGACAACAAATGTATAGAAAAGggaaaccatcttgccctgatcCCGGGAGTAGTTGGATGGGGGCTGGAGGTAACTGAAAATGGCCGTCCCATAAAACAAGGACACCACGATTAAGTGGGAGGCACAGGTGTTGAAGGCCTTTTGCCTGCCCTCCGCTGAGCGGATTGCCAGCGCAGCAACTACAATGTAGCCGTATGAGACCATAATGAGTCCTAGTGGTACTACAAGGAACACTACACTGGAAGCAAAGAGCACAGCCTCATTGAGAGAGGTGTCAACACAGGCCAACTTGATTAAGGCTGGCACCTCGCAGAAAAAGTGATCCACCCGGTTTTGTCCACACCGCGGGAGGCGAAGAGTCATCACCGTCTCCACCACTGAGGTTGTTAAGCCACTAATCCAGGAAACGGCAGCCATTTTGAAGCATAGGGATTGGCTCATAATGGCACCGTAGCGCAGCGGGTGGCAAATGGCAGCATAGCGGTCATAGGCCATGAAAGCCAAAAGAATACATTCTGTGGAGCCCAGAGCAAGGAAGATGTAGAGCTGGGCCACACAGGCACCATAACTGATGGTCTTGCTTTTCCTCCAGAAGTTCACCAGCATCTGAGGGCCCACACTGGTGGTGAAGCAAAGATCAAGGACAGAGAGATTAgtgaggaagaaatacatgggggtgTGGAGGTGGGGGTCCAGCCATGACACCACAATGATGGTTGTGTTGCCTAGCAGGGTCATCGTGTAGCAGATCAGGACAAGACCAAAGAGAAACATCTCCAAGTGTGGGCGGTCAGCCATTCCCAATAACACAAAttctgcttggaagctgtggttaCCTTCTTCCCATACTGCTCCCCTGAACATTATCTGGAATAAGATGCAAAAACAGTAACAAAAGACCATTTCAAAATGGAAACTGGTATGAGCAGCTGACACAAGAGCCATAGTGACACATTTCTAAGACCGAGGACTCAATAACAGTATGAATACGATCCAGGAATCACACACATGAGGAAAGAACACATGCTACACTTGATTCgtacaggggtgaggaacctttagcCCTCCTGACATTCCTGAACCACAGCCTCCATCAGTCCTGAAAGCATAGCCAATgaatagcaagggatgatgggagttgtctttTAGAAACATCTTGAATCCCACATGTTCTGGTTCAGTTTCTACACAAAGGACCAATTTAGGAAGGTGGTGCTTGGAGAGGCTACTGCTCAGTTCACCCCACCTTGCTATAGCAATGTTTGAGAAAAACAACC comes from Podarcis raffonei isolate rPodRaf1 chromosome 2, rPodRaf1.pri, whole genome shotgun sequence and encodes:
- the LOC128408938 gene encoding olfactory receptor 2G3-like, giving the protein MFRGAVWEEGNHSFQAEFVLLGMADRPHLEMFLFGLVLICYTMTLLGNTTIIVVSWLDPHLHTPMYFFLTNLSVLDLCFTTSVGPQMLVNFWRKSKTISYGACVAQLYIFLALGSTECILLAFMAYDRYAAICHPLRYGAIMSQSLCFKMAAVSWISGLTTSVVETVMTLRLPRCGQNRVDHFFCEVPALIKLACVDTSLNEAVLFASSVVFLVVPLGLIMVSYGYIVVAALAIRSAEGRQKAFNTCASHLIVVSLFYGTAIFSYLQPPSNYSRDQGKMVSLFYTFVVTMFNPLIYTLRNKEVHKALRRVMKRN